A region from the Mustela erminea isolate mMusErm1 chromosome 10, mMusErm1.Pri, whole genome shotgun sequence genome encodes:
- the ISG15 gene encoding ubiquitin-like protein ISG15 — MAGNLKVKMLGGEEFLVPLRVSMLVSELKQQIAQKTGVPAFQQRLATHPAGQVLKDGVPLTSQGLCPGSTVLLVVQSCDEPLSILVRNDKGRSTAYEVRLTQTVAELKQQVCRQEHVQADLFWLSFQGKPMEDPHRLGDYGLTPQCTVFMNLRLRGGVGAVQGGVGRTRRAALRAPHLSP; from the exons ATG GCGGGGAACCTGAAGGTGAAGATGCTGGGGGGCGAGGAGTTCCTGGTCCCCCTGAGGGTCTCCATGCTGGTGTCAGAGCTGAAGCAGCAGATAGCCCAGAAAACTGGCGTGCCTGCATTCCAGCAGCGCCTGGCTACCCACCCCGCCGGCCAGGTGCTGAAGGACGGGGTCCCCCTCACCAGCCAGGGCCTGTGTCCTGGCAGTACGGTCCTGCTGGTGGTGCAGAGCTGTGACGAGCCCCTGAGCATCCTGGTGAGAAACGACAAGGGTCGCAGCACCGCCTACGAGGTCCGGCTGACGCAGACGGTGGCTGAGCTCAAGCAGCAGGTGTGCCGGCAGGAGCATGTGCAGGCTGACCTGTTCTGGCTGAGTTTCCAGGGGAAGCCCATGGAAGACCCACACCGGCTGGGGGACTATGGCCTCACACCCCAGTGCACTGTGTTCATGAATTTACGCctgcgggggggggtgggggctgtgcaGGGGGGAGTGGGCAGGACCAGGAGGGCAGCACTGAGGGCCCCGCACCTGAGTCCCTGA